TGGCGGGAGCGGATGCCGCTGCCCGGCACCCGGGTGCTGTCCATACCGAACAGCGTCCCCGAGCCCATGGTGCCCGTCTCCGACCTCGGTGGGACGACCGTCGTCGCGGCCGGCCGCCTCGCCGCGGAGAAGCAGTACGACGTCCTGATCGAGGCCTTCGCCGAGGTCGTGGCCGTGCGTCCGGAGTGGACCCTGCGCATCTGCGGCTGGGGCAAGCAGAAGGAGCGTCTCCGCAGGCGTATCGACGAGCTCGGCCTCTACAACAGCGTCCATCTGATGGGGCCTCGCTCGCCCATCGAGCCGGAGTGGGTGAAGGGAGCCATCGCCGTCTCCACGTCGCGCCACGAGTCCTTCGGCATGACGCTCGTGGAGGCGATGCGGTGCGGACTGCCCGTCGTCAGCACCGACTGCGACTACGGCCCGCGCGAGATCGTCGCGGACGGCGTCGACGGACTGCTCGTCCCCGTCGGCGACCGCAGGGCCGTCGCCGACGCCCTTCTCCGTCTCATCGACGACGAGCCGCTGCGCCGCCGCATGGGCTCAGCGGCCCGGTCCCACGCCCGCCGCTTCGACCCGGGCCCGGTCGCGAAGCAGTACGAGGAGCTGTTCGCGGACCTCGGCGCGGGCACCCGTGCGCACACCGGGGGGCCCGCACCCGCCGTACCGGGTGACGACCGGACGGCCGCCCGCCCGCTCGTGGACTGCGCAGCCGAGGAGAACGGCGATGTGACGGTGACTCTGCTCGGCGAGCGCGCCGGGCGGTCGGACCTCGTCTGCGTCCATCCCGACGCCGCCGTCCCCGACCGGGTCTTCCCCCTCAACGCGTCCGGCCGTGCTGTGATCCCCGCCGACGCCGGACTCACCGAGGGCGTCTGGACGTGCCACATCGACCCGCCGGCGGCCGGCACGGTGCGGGAGGACGCCTCGGGCCGCCCCCGGCTCGTCCCCCGGTCCGTCGACCAGCGCGGAGCGATGCGGGCCGCCGACCGGGTCCGGCCGGGAGAGCCCGTGCACACCCTGGTCCCCTACGTGCGGCACGGCGGACTCGCCCTGCGCTCCTGGGCGCGGCCGGCCCACGCCGAGTCCGGCGAGATCACCGTCGGCTCCCGCCGGATCACCGTGTCCGGCCGACTGCTCGGCCAGGTCCGGCCGGTCGGGGAGCCGGTGCTCCTGCTGCGCCGCCGCGGAGCGGACTCCTGCGAGCTGGAGTTCCCCGGTACCCGGGTCGGGGCCGACGGGTTCCGCTGTGCGATCCCGCTCGCCGCGCCGGTCGCCGTGCATGCCTCGGACCACGACGTCTGGGACCTCTGGCTGCTCCCCGCGCCCGGGGCCGCGCCGGTCCGGATCGGCCGGGTGCTCGACGACGTGGCGGAGAAGGGCAGCGTCTTCCCTTACCCCTCCGTCGAGGTGCTCAGGAAGCGGCCGCTCGCACGGGTGCGCGCGGCCGTGGACGGGCTGCTTTCCCGGGCTCGGGCACAGGTCACGGTGAAGATGTTCTTCAGCGCGGGAAACGAACTCGTGCTCAATGTCGTCGACAAAACGATGAAGTAATGCCGGGCCCTGGCCTTGGCCTGTGGTATCTGTCACCTCTTCTTCCGGTTCGCCCCCTCAAACCCCTCTGACCGCAGGGTGAACAGGGGGTTTCCGGGCGGTGTGGACACCTTGAGGACTGCCTTGCGGGACGGTCACGCAGAGTGCGACCATCACACCGTCCCCCAGTCATCGCAAGGTAGAGGTCCGTCTGTGTCCGTGCCGCACGAAGCCAAGCCCCGCACCACAGCAGTCGTGCTCGCCGGTGGTACCGGCCAGCGGGTGGGGCTCGCGATCCCCAAGCAGCTGCTGAAGATCGCCGGCAAGGCAGTCATCGAGCACACGCTGTCGATCTTCGAGCAGGCCGAGGCGATCGACGATGTGATCGTGCTGATGGCGCCGGGTTTCGTGCCCGACGTGGAGAGGATCATCGCGAAGGCGGGGCTGACCAAGGTCCGCCGGGTGATCGAGGGCGGCGCCACCCGGAACGAGACCACCGAGCGCGCGATCGAGGCCCTCAGCGAAGGCCTCGCGGAGGGCGAGGACGCCAATGTCCTCTTCCATGACGCGGTGCGTCCGCTTCTGTCACAGCGAGTGATCGCGGACTGTGTCAGCGCCCTCGCCCGCTACCAGGCCGTCGACGTCGCCATCCCCTCCGCCGACACCATCATCGTGACCCGCACCCACGGCGAGGACGGCGAGTTCATCACCGACGTGCCGGACCGCTCGCGGCTGCGCCGCGGCCAGACCCCGCAGGCGTTCAAGCTCTCCACGATCCGCCGGGCGTACGAGATCGCCGCGGGTGACCCGAACTTCCAGGCGACCGACGACTGCAGCGTCGTGCTCAGGTACCTCCCGGACGTGCCGATCTACGTCGTCGCGGGTGACGAGTACAACATGAAGGTGACGCAGCCGGTCGATGTCTTCATCGCCGACAAGCTGTTCCAGCTCGCCTCCACCGCCGCGCCGCGCCAGGCCGACGAGGCCGCGTACCGCGAGCTGCTGGCCGGCAGGACCCTGGTCGTCTTCGGCGGTTCGTACGGCATCGGCGCGGACATCGCCGCCCTCGCCGAGGAGTACGGCGCGAAGGTCTACGCACTGGGTCGCTCCACCACCGGCACCCACGTGGAGAACCCGGAGCACGTGGACGACGCCCTCTCCCAGGCGTACGCGGAGACCGGGCGCGTCGACTACGTCATCAACACCGCGGGAGTGCTGCGCATCGGCAAGCTCGCCGAGACCGACAACGCGACCATTCAGGAAGCGCTGAACGTCAATTACCTGGCACCCGTCCAGATTGCCCGTGCCTCTTACAAGTATTTGGCGGAATCCAAGGGGCAGCTGCTCCTCTACACCTCTTCCAGCTACACCCGGGGTCGCGCCGAATACAGCCTTTACTCGTCGACCAAGGCGGCTATGGTGAATCTCACCCAGGCTCTCTCCGACGAATGGGCGGCCGAGGGAATCCGGGTGAATTGCGTCAATCCCGAGCGCACGGCCACGCCCATGCGCACCAAGGCGTTCGGCCAGGAGCCGGCCGGCTCGCTGCTGTCCTCCGAGGCCGTTGCCCGGACCTCGCTGGATGTGCTGCTCTCCGAGTTGACCGGCCACGTCATCGACGTACGCCAGCAGGACCCGACCCGCGGGGCGAGCGAGGCCTCCGGGTTCGAGCAGGCTCTGGCGTCCGTGCTGGACCGCCAGGAGGATGTGTAATACTTCTCCATCAAAGATCTTATTCGGGCCTCTGAGATCGCTTCTGCGATGCAGAGGCCCGAGTTAGTGAGGCCCGCCCTCACAATTTCCTCCAATGTGAATCAACCGGCACCTTTGGAGCAGGTTCTACGTGATTTCGACCGCCATTCGCCTGGCACGTGTGGGCAGCCGGTCAGAGCTGGCCGCCGCGGTCCTCATGGGGCTGAGCTATCCATGCGTGATGATCGCCGCGCTGATCCCGGACATCTGGATGTTCGCGGCGGCCGCGGCCGTGACCTATGTCGCCGACTGGTATCTGCACCAGCGCGGCAGCTACCTGGTCAACCGCCTCAACAAGGTCCGGGCCGGTCTGCCGATCCGCTTCCTGCTCCGTGAGCTGCTGCTGATCCTGCTGCTCGCCCGCGCTGGACTCGCCGAGGGACCACTGTTCTACGCGGCGGTCGCCTGCTTCCTGCTCTTCTACGGACTCCAGGCGCCGCACGGCGCGCTCTCCACCCTGATCCGGCTGCGCCGGACCATGCCGGTCGTCACCCGCAACGTCGACCTCCACGCCGTGCGCATCCCGGACGCCCCGCCGCGCGCCCTGCTGCGCCGCTCCGGCGAGAAGATGCTGCACCTCGACATCCCCGCGATGGCGGGCGTCATCGTCGCGGCGGCCACCGGGTACGACGTCGTCGGCTATGCCGGTACCGCCGCCAGCGTCGCCCTCGGTCTCCTCTACACCGTGGCGCTCGTGCCCTATCTGCGCCGCAGGCGCCGGGTGCCCTCCGGGCCGGCCGTCCTCAAGGCCGTCCAGAAATGGCTCGGCGAGTACCAGCCCACCGTCGCGCTGTACTTCTCCGGCTCCGAGGATTCCGCCTACCAGGTCAACATGTGGCTCGAGACCATGGAGCAGCTCGACGGCCGGCCGATCGTCATCATGCGGGAGCGGGGTCTCGTCGCGAAGCTCAACGAGACCTCCGTTCCCGTGCTGTGCATCCCCGGCGGCCAGCACCTGATGGCGATGAAGTTCGACTCGGTCCGCGTCACGCTCTACCCGGCCAATGTCGGCAAGAACATCCACATGCTGCGCGTCCCGACCATGAAGCACGTCTTCATCGGCCACGGCGACAGCGACAAACTCGCCAGCGTCAACCCCTTCTCCAAGGTGTACGACGAGGTGTGGACCGCGGGCCGGGCCGGCCGCGACCGGTACGCGCTCGCCGACGTCGGCGTCCGCGACGACGACATCGTCGAGGTCGGCCGGCCGCAGCTGGCCCCCATCGAGCCGTGGACGGGCACGCCGAAGAACCCCGTCCCCACCGTCCTCTACGCCCCCACCTGGGAGGGCTGGGACAACAACCCCGGCAACACCTCCCTGCTGCTCGCCGGGGAGAACATCGTCCGGCGGCTGCTGGAGGCGGAGCGCCCGGTGCGCCTGATCTACAAGCCGCACCCCTTCACCGGCATCCGCAGCAAGAAGGCGCTGGCCGCCCACGAGCGGATCACGGCGATGGTGCGGAAGGCGGCCGCCGAGCGTGCCGCCGACCCCCGCTGGGCCGCCGAGACCGCCGCAGGACAGGCCGAACGGGCCGCCGCGCGCGCCGGGCTGATCCGGATCGAGGCCCGGCTCGCCGAGCTCACCAAGCCCGGCCGCTCGGGCGGCGACCAGGCCGAGGAGTCCCGCGTCTCCCTCGCCGACCCCGTGCGTCTCGCCGAGATCAAGAGCCTGCGGACCGAGTGGAACGCCGCCTACTGGCGGTCCTTCGGCTGGTGGGAGCACACGATCGTGACGGGTGCCCAGCCCACCCTCTACGACTGCTTCAACGAGTCCGACGCCATGGTCTCCGACATCTCCAGCGTCGTCTCGGACTTCATCGCCAGCGGCAAGCCGTACGCGGTGACGGACTCCGCGGAACTCGGCGCGGAGGAGTTCAGGCGCCAGAACACCGCGGTCCGCGCGGCGGTCGTCCTCTCCAACGGCGCCGAAGAGCTGGACGGTCTGCTGGCGGCCGTCGCCGACCCGGCGGCCGACAGCCTCGCCGGCGCGCGCGCCGAGCTGAGGAAGTACCTCCTCGGGCCCGACGAGCCCACGTCGATCGAGCAGTTCGACGCCGCCGTGCGCGCCCTCGCGGTCAAGGCCGAGGCCCGTAACGCCGGGGTGGAGCAGCGCATCGGCGAGCAGGCGATCGGTGAGCTCGACCGCGAGTCCGACGCGGGTGGGCAGAGCACCGAGGCCGAGGACAACGGCGCCGCCGAGACCCACAGCGCGGAGGCGACGGCCACCGCCGCCGGCTGACCCGGCGGCCGAGCACCTCCCACCGGCCCGTGAACGGCCCCGCGAGGGGCGTGTTCACGGGCCGGCCCGCGTCGCGGGACCCGATGGCGAACGGCCCGGCGCGCCCGGCCCCGCCCTGTCCGGGAGCCTGTCCAGCCGGCGAAACGGAGGCGCGCCGACAGCCGGGACTGACATAGATTCGCCACGTGACAGTGTCAAGGCAGTACGTGACGGAAGCACGCAGGGTTGTCGTCAAGGTGGGTTCGTCCTCACTCACCACGGCCTCCGGGGGACTCGACGCCGACCGGGTGGACGCCCTCGTGGACGTGCTGGCCAAGGTCCGCAGCGGCGGCGAGAAGGAGATAGTGCTCGTCTCCAGCGGCGCCATCGCCGCCGGACTCGCCCCCCTCGGGCTGGCCCGCCGCCCCAAGGGCCTGGCCCGGCAGCAGGCCGCCGCAAGCGTCGGCCAGGGACTGCTCGTAGCCCGCTACACCGCCTCCTTCGCCCGCTACGGCGTCCGCGTCGGGCAGGTGCTCCTCACCACCGACGACACCAGCCGCCGCGCCCACTACCGCAACGCCTACCGCACCCTCGACCAGTTGCTCGCCATGGGAGCCGTTCCGGTCGTCAACGAGAACGACACGGTCGCCACCGACGAGATCCGCTTCGGTGACAACGACCGGCTCGCGGCCCTCGTCGCGCACCTCGTCCGCGCCGATCTGCTGGTCCTGCTGTCCGACGTGGACGGTCTCTACGACGGTGACCCCGGCAAGCCCGGCACGTCCCGGATCGAGGAGGTCCGAGGCCCCGCCGATCTGGCGGGCGTGGAGATCGGCTCGGCGGGCAGGGCCGGCGTCGGCACCGGGGGCATGGTCACCAAGGTCGAGGCGGCACGGATCGCGGCCGCGGCCGGCGTCCCGGTCGTCCTCACCTCCGCGTCCCGCGCCGCCGACGCCCTCGCCGGGCGCGACACCGGCACCTACTTCCGCTGCACCGGGCGGCGTTCCGCCGACCGGTTGCTCTGGCTCGCCCACGCCTCCACCCCGCGGGGCGCGCTCACCCTCGACGACGGAGCGGTCCAGGCCGTCGTCGAGGGCAGGAAGTCACTGCTGCCCGCCGGAATCGCCGCCGTGGACGGCGAGTTCACCGCCGGGGACCCGGTGGAGCTGCGCGACGCCGACGGCAGGGCGGTGGCCCGCGGACTGGTCAACTTCGACTCCAAGGAACTCCCGCTCCTCCTCGGCCGCTCCACCCGCGACCTCGCCAGAGAACTCGGCCCCGCCTACGAGCGAGAGGTCGTACACAGGGACGATCTCGTTGTCCTGAACCCCTGACGTCACCCCTGAAACGGCTGAAAGTCCGGCCCTCCGGCAGGGACCTTCATCAAAACCGCCCCGCGCCCGGCCCCGGACTGGTCAACTTTGTCAGGGGGTAAGGCGGGGTTCGGGACCACGACGCATCAACAGGAGGCCGCCGGTGAGACGAGCGCGCCCAGGGGCGGCGCCCCGTGGGACACGGGCAACGACCCACGCCCGCAGGTCCGTGGGGGAGCAGCGGGCCCTGAGCAGTGTGGACGCGGGCGCCGACTTCGAGCGGCCCGCGGACCTCGGCTCACAGGACGGCCTCGCCCCCGCCGGCGGGTCCCTCCGAGGGGAGCGCGAGGCCGGCGAGGACACCGGGCCGCACGGCGAGGAGCGGGCCGTCTCCCGGCTGTGGCACATCACCCTCTGCGTCTCGGGCGCCGAGACGCCGCTGAAGGAGGTCAGGCGCGGACTGGAGCAGCTCGCCCACGACCACCCCTTCCTGCTCACCAGCCGGTACGCCAAGGACCACGCCGAGATCCGCTACTGGGAAGAGGCCCGGGACCTGCACGACGCCGCGGCGGTCGCCCTGCGCCTGTGGGGCGAGCACCGCTCGACGGCGAAACTCCCGCCGTGGGAGATCGTGGGCCTGGAGGTCATCGACCGCGAGACCTACCACCAGCGCATCGCCGAAGGGTACGGGCCGCCCCCGGCCACACCCGTCGGCGTTCACCCGTTCTGAAGACGGTGGCCTTTCGGGGCGGCGCAGGGGAGTCCGACGGCGGAGCCCCGGAACCGGAACCCGTGACCGGCCGGCCTCCGCCGCCGGGAGCGTGCCGTCCGGTACCGGTGCCCGGTGTCGCGCCAGGCCCCGTCCGGTACCGGTGCCCGGTGTCGCGCCAGGCCCCGTCCGGTACCGGTGCTCGGTGTCGTGCCAGGCCCCGTCCGGTACCAGCGCCCGGTCCGTCACGTCTCGCAGTGCGGGATACGTGAGGAGTGCCGGCAGAGCGCGCATTACCCTGCGGGCATGACCTCGCTTTCGCCGTACGACAACCTGACCCCGGTCATCCGGGCCGCCTACCGGGCCCGCTCCGCAGCCGCCGACATTGCGCCACTTCCGCGCGCGGTCAAGGACGACGCCCTGCTGGCGATCGCCGACGCCCTCGAGGTCCGGACGAGCGAGATCGTCGAGGCCAACGCCGAGGACATCGCCCGCGCCCGGGAAGCCGGCACGAGCGAGGCGATCATCGACAGGCTCACCCTCACCCCGGAGCGGGTCCGGGCCATCGCCGCCGACGTGCGGCACGTCGCCGCGCTGCCCGACCCGGTCGGCGAGATCGTCCGCGGCTCGACCCTCCCCAACGGGATCGACCTCCGCCAGGTCCGCGTCCCCCTCGGCGTGGTCGGCATCATCTACGAGGCCCGGCCGAACGTGACGGTGGACGCCGCCGCGCTCTGCCTGAAGTCCGGAAACGCCGTGCTGCTGCGCGGCTCCTCCTCCGCCTACTCCTCCAACTCGGCCCTCGTGAGGGTCCTGAGGGACGCCGTCGGAGGCTCCGGGCTGCCGGCGGACGCCGTGCAACTCGTCCCGGGTGAGAGCCGCGACTCCGTACGGGAACTGATGCGCGCCCGCGGTCTCGTCGACGTCCTCATCCCGCGGGGCGGGGCCTCCCTGATCCGGACCGTGGTCGAGGAGTCCACCGTGCCGGTCATCGAGACCGGCACCGGAAACTGCCACGTCTACGTCGACGCCGAGGCCGACCTCGACATGGCCGTCGAGATCCTGATCAACTCCAAGGCCCAGCGGCCCAGCGTCTGCAACGCCGCCGAGACCCTCCTCGTGCACCAGGACATCGCGGGGACGTTCCTGCCCCGGGCCCTGGACGCACTCGCGGAGGCCGGCGTCACGGTCCACGCCGACGAGCGCACCCTCGCCCTCGCCGAGGGCTCCAAGGCCACGGTCGTGCCCGCCACGGCCGAGGACTGGGAGACGGAGTACCTGTCCTACGACATCGCCGCGGCCGTGGTGGACTCCCTCGACAAGGCCGTCGAGCACATCCGCCTGTGGTCCTCCGGGCACACCGAGGCCATCGTCACCACCTCCCAGGCGGCGGCCCGCCGTTTCACCCGGCTGGTGGATTCGACGACGGTGGCCGTGAACGCGTCCACCCGCTTCACCGACGGCGGCCAGTTCGGTTTCGGCGCCGAGATCGGGATCTCCACGCAGAAGCTGCACGCCCGGGGCCCGATGGGGCTGCCCGAGCTGACCTCGACCAAGTACATCGTGACGGGGGACGGTCACACCCGGTGACGGAGGAGCGCGGTCAGTTGCCCGCACTCCCTGACGAAAACCCACGGCCAGGTCTACCCTGATGTCGTGCCGGACGACGTGGGGGGCAGGCCGTTCCCGGACGGCCGGGAGCCTGACGACGACCGCGGAGGCGCGGACCAGGACTTCGCCTCCGTGGTGTTCGACGAGGACTTCGTACGGGCGGCCGAGATCCATGAACCGAGCGCCGTGGAGCGGCTGCTCGCGGCCGCACAGGCACGTGCCGAGGCCGAGGCGGCCCGTGCCCGCTCCGGGGCCGTCCCCGCCGACGACGACCTCTACGACGACGGTTACGGCCCCGCGGGCGAACACGGCAGGGAGCACCCCTACGGGGACCTCGACCCCGACGGCCTCGACCGCTACGCGGACCCCTACGGACCGCACGGCGGCGCGCTGCGGCCCTACCGGGGCTCGGCCCGCTGGCACCGGCCTGTCGCCTGGGTCCTCGCCGTGGTGATGGGCGTCGGCATGGTCGCCCTGGCCTTCACGGCCGTGTACCGGGGAGCGGCCGCCAACCGCCAGGACCGCGTCCCGACACCCGCCACCACCGGTGTCGACGCGCCCGCCAAGGGCGCCGTCCCCGACCGGGTCACGGGCCCCTCCGCCTCGGCCCAGTACTCCGCGCCTCCCGTCTCTGCGGCCCCCCGCATGCCCTGACCCGGAGGTCCCGTCCCACCGGGTCGCGGCGCCCGGCGGGTCCCCTCGCGCCGCACCCCGGCCCGCGGCAGCGCGTTTACGCGGCTCCCCGCAGACCTACTCTGAAGATATGGCAGGGCGTGGAGACCCACCTGAGGGGACACCCGAGGGGCTCCCCGGCGGAAACGACGACGAGTACCGGTCCGTCGTCTTCGACGAATCGTTCGTTCGCGCTGCCCGCCTCCAGGAGTTCTCCGCGCAGGAACGGATGGGGGACCACGCCAAAGCCGTCCGCAGCCGCCCCGGACGGGGGCTGCGCAACGGGCCCAGGCACTTCCTGGTGCTGATGCTGCTGATCGCGATGGCCTTCGGCACCGCCGTCTACATGGGCGTGCGACACCCCTACCGGCCGCCCGGGACCCAGCCCGTCCAAGCGCTGCGGACCGTGGTCGTCCCGCTCGCCCCCGAGGGGACCGTGCCCGGGGGCGACCCGGCC
The genomic region above belongs to Streptomyces marianii and contains:
- a CDS encoding glycosyltransferase family 4 protein, with protein sequence MKVSFLIHTIYGIGGTIRTTLNLAEELAGRHEVEIVSVFRHRDEPLFAIDPRITVVPLVDTRPSSPGNETKHPLALAPAEHIPAHEARFREYSRLTDQRVREHYAASDADVVIGTRPGLVAYVVQFAPAGAVLIGQEHMTHHHHKPELRAEMRPHLAALDAFVTVSEGDAAVWRERMPLPGTRVLSIPNSVPEPMVPVSDLGGTTVVAAGRLAAEKQYDVLIEAFAEVVAVRPEWTLRICGWGKQKERLRRRIDELGLYNSVHLMGPRSPIEPEWVKGAIAVSTSRHESFGMTLVEAMRCGLPVVSTDCDYGPREIVADGVDGLLVPVGDRRAVADALLRLIDDEPLRRRMGSAARSHARRFDPGPVAKQYEELFADLGAGTRAHTGGPAPAVPGDDRTAARPLVDCAAEENGDVTVTLLGERAGRSDLVCVHPDAAVPDRVFPLNASGRAVIPADAGLTEGVWTCHIDPPAAGTVREDASGRPRLVPRSVDQRGAMRAADRVRPGEPVHTLVPYVRHGGLALRSWARPAHAESGEITVGSRRITVSGRLLGQVRPVGEPVLLLRRRGADSCELEFPGTRVGADGFRCAIPLAAPVAVHASDHDVWDLWLLPAPGAAPVRIGRVLDDVAEKGSVFPYPSVEVLRKRPLARVRAAVDGLLSRARAQVTVKMFFSAGNELVLNVVDKTMK
- a CDS encoding bifunctional cytidylyltransferase/SDR family oxidoreductase, with the translated sequence MSVPHEAKPRTTAVVLAGGTGQRVGLAIPKQLLKIAGKAVIEHTLSIFEQAEAIDDVIVLMAPGFVPDVERIIAKAGLTKVRRVIEGGATRNETTERAIEALSEGLAEGEDANVLFHDAVRPLLSQRVIADCVSALARYQAVDVAIPSADTIIVTRTHGEDGEFITDVPDRSRLRRGQTPQAFKLSTIRRAYEIAAGDPNFQATDDCSVVLRYLPDVPIYVVAGDEYNMKVTQPVDVFIADKLFQLASTAAPRQADEAAYRELLAGRTLVVFGGSYGIGADIAALAEEYGAKVYALGRSTTGTHVENPEHVDDALSQAYAETGRVDYVINTAGVLRIGKLAETDNATIQEALNVNYLAPVQIARASYKYLAESKGQLLLYTSSSYTRGRAEYSLYSSTKAAMVNLTQALSDEWAAEGIRVNCVNPERTATPMRTKAFGQEPAGSLLSSEAVARTSLDVLLSELTGHVIDVRQQDPTRGASEASGFEQALASVLDRQEDV
- the proB gene encoding glutamate 5-kinase, with translation MTEARRVVVKVGSSSLTTASGGLDADRVDALVDVLAKVRSGGEKEIVLVSSGAIAAGLAPLGLARRPKGLARQQAAASVGQGLLVARYTASFARYGVRVGQVLLTTDDTSRRAHYRNAYRTLDQLLAMGAVPVVNENDTVATDEIRFGDNDRLAALVAHLVRADLLVLLSDVDGLYDGDPGKPGTSRIEEVRGPADLAGVEIGSAGRAGVGTGGMVTKVEAARIAAAAGVPVVLTSASRAADALAGRDTGTYFRCTGRRSADRLLWLAHASTPRGALTLDDGAVQAVVEGRKSLLPAGIAAVDGEFTAGDPVELRDADGRAVARGLVNFDSKELPLLLGRSTRDLARELGPAYEREVVHRDDLVVLNP
- a CDS encoding glutamate-5-semialdehyde dehydrogenase, whose product is MTSLSPYDNLTPVIRAAYRARSAAADIAPLPRAVKDDALLAIADALEVRTSEIVEANAEDIARAREAGTSEAIIDRLTLTPERVRAIAADVRHVAALPDPVGEIVRGSTLPNGIDLRQVRVPLGVVGIIYEARPNVTVDAAALCLKSGNAVLLRGSSSAYSSNSALVRVLRDAVGGSGLPADAVQLVPGESRDSVRELMRARGLVDVLIPRGGASLIRTVVEESTVPVIETGTGNCHVYVDAEADLDMAVEILINSKAQRPSVCNAAETLLVHQDIAGTFLPRALDALAEAGVTVHADERTLALAEGSKATVVPATAEDWETEYLSYDIAAAVVDSLDKAVEHIRLWSSGHTEAIVTTSQAAARRFTRLVDSTTVAVNASTRFTDGGQFGFGAEIGISTQKLHARGPMGLPELTSTKYIVTGDGHTR
- a CDS encoding SCO2584 family spore wall biosynthesis protein, which produces MPDDVGGRPFPDGREPDDDRGGADQDFASVVFDEDFVRAAEIHEPSAVERLLAAAQARAEAEAARARSGAVPADDDLYDDGYGPAGEHGREHPYGDLDPDGLDRYADPYGPHGGALRPYRGSARWHRPVAWVLAVVMGVGMVALAFTAVYRGAAANRQDRVPTPATTGVDAPAKGAVPDRVTGPSASAQYSAPPVSAAPRMP